From Panicum hallii strain FIL2 chromosome 2, PHallii_v3.1, whole genome shotgun sequence, a single genomic window includes:
- the LOC112880291 gene encoding protein ECERIFERUM 3-like, whose amino-acid sequence MGAAFLASWPWDNLGFYKYVLYGPLVGKAAASRAWEAASPDRWVLLLLVLFGLRALTYQLWSSFSNMLFATRRRRVVRDGVDFEQIDREWDWDNFLILQVLMAATALYAFPSLRHLPLWDARGLAVALLAHVAATEPLFYAAHRAFHASGRLYARYHSLHHSSKVPQPFTAGLATPLESMVLGALMALPLAAACATGCGSVALAFGYALAFDALRAMGHCNVEVFPSKPFHAIPVLRYLIYTPTYHAIHHTKREANFCLFMPLFDLLGGTLDARSWEMQEQTSAGVDEVPDFVFLAHVVDVMQSLHVPFVLRTFASTPFSVHLFLLPMWPFAFLVMLAMWVWSKTFVISCYNLRGRLHQMWAVPRYGFQYFLPFAKDGINKQIELAILRADKMGVKVLSLAALNKNEALNGGGTLFVNKHPDLRVRVVHGNTLTAAVILNEIPKGTSEVFMTGATSKLGRAIALYLCKKRVRVMMMTLSTERFQKIQKEAPAEFQQYLVQVTKYRSAQHCRTWIVGKWLSPREQRWAPPGTHFHQFVVPPIIGFRRDCTYGKLAAMRLPKDVQGLGNCEYSLERGVVHACHAGGVVHFLEGYAHHEVGAIDVDRIDVVWEAALRHGLRPA is encoded by the exons ATGGGTGCCGCGTTCCTGGCTTCCTGGCCGTGGGACAACCTCGGCTTCTACAAG TACGTGCTGTACGGGCCGCTGGTCGGCAAGGCGGCTGCGTCGCGGGCGTGGGAGGCGGCGAGCCCCGATCGGTGGGTCCTCCTCCTGCTCGTGCTGTTCGGCCTCCGGGCGCTCACCTATCAGCTCTGGAGCTCCTTCAGCAACATGCTCTTCGccacgcgccggcgccgcgtcGTCCGCGACGGCGTCGACTTCGAGCAGATCGACAGGGAGTGGGACTG GGACAACTTCTTGATCCTGCAGGTCCTGATGGCGGCCACGGCGTTGTACGCGTTCCCTTCTCTGCGCCACCTCCCGCTCTGGGACGCCCGCGGGTTGGCCGTCGCGCTCCTCGCCCACGTCGCGGCCACCGAGCCGCTTTTCTACGCGGCGCACCGGGCCTTCCACGCCAGCGGGCGCCTCTACGCCCGCTACCACTCGCTGCACCACTCCAGCAAGGTGCCCCAGCCATTCACAG CCGGGCTGGCGACCCCGCTGGAGAGCATGGTGCTTGGCGCGCTCATGGCGCTGCCCCTGGCGGCCGCGTGCGCCACGGGGTGCGGCTCCGTGGCGCTGGCCTTCGGCTACGCGCTGGCGTTCGATGCCCTCCGCGCCATGGGCCACTGCAACGTCGAGGTCTTCCCCAGCAAGCCCTTCCATGCGATCCCGGTCCTCAGATACCTTATCTACACCCCGAC GTACCACGCGATCCACCACACCAAGAGGGAGGCCAACTTCTGCCTGTTCATGCCGTTGTTTGATCTGCTGGGCGGCACGCTCGACGCCCGGTCGTGGGAGATGCAGGAGCAGACGAGCGCAG GGGTGGACGAGGTGCCGGACTTCGTGTTCCTGGCGCACGTGGTGGACGTGATGCAGTCGCTGCACGTGCCCTTCGTGCTGCGCACCTTCGCGTCCACGCCCTTCTCCGTGCATCTCTTCCTGCTGCCCATGTGGCCCTTCGCCTTCCTCGTCATGCTCGCCATGTGGGTCTGGTCCAAGACCTTCGTCATCTCCTGCTACAACCTGCGCGGTCGCCTGCACCAGATGTGGGCCGTACCGAGATACGGCTTCCAG TACTTCCTGCCGTTTGCCAAGGACGGCATCAACAAGCAGATCGAGCTCGCCATCCTGAGGGCCGACAAGATGGGCGTCAAGGTCCTCAGCCTGGCAGCTCTCAACAAG AACGAGGCGCTGAACGGCGGCGGCACGCTGTTCGTGAACAAGCACCCGGACCTGCGCGTGCGCGTCGTCCACGGCAACACGCTGACGGCGGCGGTGATCCTGAACGAGATCCCCAAGGGCACGTCGGAGGTGTTCatgaccggcgccacctccaaGCTCGGCCGGGCCATCGCGCTCTACCTCTGCAAGAAGAGGGTCCGCGTCATG ATGATGACGCTGTCGACGGAGCGGttccagaagatccagaagGAGGCGCCGGCGGAGTTCCAGCAGTACCTGGTGCAGGTGACCAAGTACCGGTCGGCGCAGCACTGCCGGACGTGGATCGTGGGCAAGTGGCTGTCGCCGCGGGAGCAGCGGTGGGCGCCGCCGGGCACGCACTTCCACCAGTTCGTGGTGCCGCCCATCATCGGCTTCCGCCGGGACTGCACCTACGGCAAGCTCGCCGCCATGCGGCTGCCCAAGGACGTGCAGGGCCTCGGCAACTGCGAGTactcgctggagcgcggggTCGTGCACGCGTGCCACGCCGGCGGCGTCGTGCACTTCCTCGAGGGCTACGCGCACCACGAGGTGGGCGCCATCGACGTCGACCGCATCGACGTCGTCTGGGAGGCCGCGCTCAGGCACGGCCTCCGGCCCGCATGA
- the LOC112880292 gene encoding uncharacterized protein LOC112880292, whose product MRRKAMLTVGGKKKGRGALLVSRRPLQHMVLRRLRELKKIVPDAQDADVDVLLRRTADYICILELKVTVLRRLSTIYGV is encoded by the coding sequence ATGAGAAGGAAAGCCATGCTCACAGTgggggggaagaagaaaggccgGGGGGCGTTGCTGGTGAGCAGGAGGCCGTTGCAGCACATGGTGCTGAGGAGGCTCAGGGAGCTGAAGAAGATCGTTCCGGACGCCCAGGACGCCGATGTGGACGTGCTGCTCCGGCGGACGGCTGACTACATCTGCATCCTCGAGCTCAAGGTGACCGTCCTGCGGAGGCTCTCGACCATCTACGGGGTGTGA
- the LOC112880310 gene encoding uncharacterized protein LOC112880310, protein MAPPQSLAAAALAATAAAVVFSSLLYRRKCGHLATRVRELEATLAAAVEKAASERRGRVRAQQSLRRALALSEKEPRADEARPAKAAAAPASYPMEPIGTVQSCFSTRNGTPRQPLVVTLARATVAFDPGRVPAAALEGLASYSHCWILYVFHLNTDLDKMWKDPARSKLKAKVRVPRLKGKKMGVLATRSPHRPNPIGLSVAKVEAVDGHAVLLSGVDLVDGTPVLDIKPYLPYSDSVKGAAVPGWLEVDGALAVESIHFSEHFISALPLCWVHAQKQSLYASADEFQDLIKQVLSWDIRSLSQQIRPHQVNMETETNHHYGEEADENQGDGACPGVIYHLHLEGIDVSYRIDQGSNIVVEDATLLPGAGNQNRHGYLTWRDKLGSSGL, encoded by the exons ATGGCGCCGCCGCAaagccttgccgccgccgccctcgcggcCACTGCCGCTGCCGTCGTTTTCTCAA GCCTGCTCTACAGGCGAAAATGCGGCCACCTCGCCACGCGGGTCCGGGAGCTGGAGGCCACTCTGGCGGCCGCCGTGGAGAAGGCTGCCTCCGAGCGCCGCGGCAGGGTGCGCGCCCAGCAG TCGTTGAGGAGGGCTCTGGCTCTGAGCGAGAAGGAGCCCCGCGCTGACGAGGCGAGGCCGGccaaggccgccgccgcgccggcatCGTACCCGATGGAGCCCATCGGCACCGTCCAGTCCTGCTTCTCCACTAG GAATGGTACACCAAGGCAACCTTTGGTGGTGACGCTGGCCAGGGCAACTGTGGCGTTTGATCCAGGTCGAGTCCCAGCAGCAGCACTGGAGGGACTTGCTAGTTACTCGCATTGCTGGATCCTTTATGTTTTCCATCTGAACACCGATCTTGATAAAATGTGGAAAGATCCTGCCAGGTCCAAGCTAAAAGCAAAG GTAAGGGTACCGAGACTGAAAGGGAAGAAGATGGGAGTTTTGGCAACTAGGTCACCACACCGTCCTAATCCAATTGGACTCAGTGTAGCAAAG GTCGAGGCGGTGGATGGGCATGCTGTTTTGCTTTCTGGAGTAGATTTGGTTGATGGCACG CCTGTTCTTGATATTAAACCATACCTGCCATATTCTGATAGCGTTAAAGGTGCAGCTGTTCCCGGTTGGTTAGAG GTTGATGGTGCATTAGCCGTGGAGTCTATCCATTTTTCTGAACACTTCATTTCTGCGCTTCCCCTTTGCTGGGTGCATGCA CAAAAGCAGTCGCTCTATGCTTCAGCAGACGAGTTTCAGGATCTGATCAAGCAGGTCCTCTCTTGGGACATCAGATCCCTCTCCCAGCAGATCCGCCCCCATCAAGTAAACATGGAAACCGAAACCAATCACCATTATGGTGAAGAAGCTGATGAGAACCAAGGGGACGGAGCGTGCCCTGGCGTCATCTACCACCTCCATCTCGAAGGCATCGATGTGTCATACAGGATAGATCAAGGCTCCAACATTGTCGTTGAGGACGCCACCCTTCTCCCTGGTGCCGGGAACCAGAACCGGCACGGTTACTTGACGTGGAGGGATAAGCTTGGTAGTAGCGGTTTGTAG